The Streptomyces sp. RKAG293 genome includes a region encoding these proteins:
- a CDS encoding lysophospholipid acyltransferase family protein, with translation MRLLTRPSPDTVAVPSAVPPTRVPHWLPSAPCTPGHCLAGTFATVGRSRQAARCAAGVAVVAVGLALAPLVRCCRPALRGRLTRAWARTVPAAFGVRVRIRVSGAAVGVPAGGVLVVANHISWLDIPLVAAVRPARMLAKSEIASWPFLGALVSRGGTLFIERDRLRALPGTVARIASVLRAGTPVVVFPEGSTWCGRRQGRFRPAVFQAALDAGVAVQPVLIRYRLGAGPATAAAFVGEDTLVASLLRVTAARGLVAEVSVLPPIPPGAHHDRRSLARAAQRAVAGPESGPQDRHGPPPEPRRRPEGRLVSGGR, from the coding sequence ATGAGACTCCTGACGCGCCCGTCACCCGACACGGTGGCGGTTCCCTCCGCGGTGCCGCCGACCCGAGTGCCGCACTGGCTGCCGAGTGCGCCCTGCACCCCCGGACACTGTCTGGCCGGGACCTTCGCGACCGTCGGACGGTCTCGTCAGGCGGCGCGCTGCGCGGCGGGGGTCGCGGTGGTGGCCGTCGGGCTCGCCCTGGCGCCGCTGGTGCGCTGCTGCCGTCCGGCGCTGCGGGGCCGGCTCACCCGGGCCTGGGCCCGGACGGTGCCCGCCGCCTTCGGAGTGCGGGTCCGGATCCGGGTGTCCGGTGCGGCGGTGGGCGTCCCGGCGGGCGGTGTGCTGGTGGTGGCCAACCACATCTCCTGGCTGGACATCCCGCTGGTCGCCGCCGTCCGCCCGGCCCGGATGCTCGCCAAGAGCGAGATCGCGTCCTGGCCCTTCCTGGGCGCCCTGGTGTCCCGCGGCGGCACCCTGTTCATCGAACGCGACCGGCTGCGGGCGCTGCCCGGCACCGTCGCCCGGATCGCCTCGGTGCTGCGCGCGGGCACCCCGGTCGTGGTGTTCCCGGAGGGCAGCACCTGGTGCGGACGGCGGCAGGGCCGCTTCCGGCCCGCCGTGTTCCAGGCGGCGCTGGACGCGGGGGTCGCGGTGCAACCGGTACTGATCCGGTACCGGCTCGGCGCGGGTCCGGCCACCGCGGCCGCGTTCGTCGGTGAGGACACGCTGGTGGCCTCGCTGCTGCGGGTGACCGCCGCCCGCGGCCTCGTCGCCGAGGTCAGCGTGCTGCCCCCGATCCCGCCCGGTGCCCACCACGACCGCCGTTCGCTGGCACGGGCGGCCCAGCGGGCGGTGGCCGGGCCGGAGTCCGGCCCGCAGGACCGGCACGGCCCGCCCCCCGAACCCCGCCGGCGTCCGGAGGGCCGGCTCGTCAGCGGCGGGCGGTGA
- a CDS encoding GNAT family N-acyltransferase, with protein sequence MTTLESFATAVPDSSAPSTTPPPASPAAAGSPRYSVSLARDAADVRAAQRLRHQVFAGEMGALLDSPEPGWDIDSFDAHCDHLVVREETTGTVVGTYRLLPPERAAAAGRLYGESEFDLSRHAAIRGDLVEVGRSCVHPDHRDGAVISLMWAGIARYLVRTGHNWLAGCCSVPLADGGTSAAGVWDTVRARHLSPEEYRVRPLRAWDPTGVERPRPGGRNALPPLLRGYLRLGAWVCGEPAHDPDFGVADLYILLSLRRTDPRYLRHFLSLAPTR encoded by the coding sequence ATGACGACCCTGGAATCCTTCGCCACCGCCGTCCCCGACTCCTCCGCCCCTTCCACCACCCCTCCCCCCGCCTCCCCGGCCGCCGCCGGAAGCCCGCGCTACTCCGTGTCGCTGGCCCGGGACGCGGCGGACGTACGGGCCGCGCAGCGGCTGCGTCACCAGGTCTTCGCCGGTGAGATGGGAGCACTGCTCGACTCCCCGGAACCCGGCTGGGACATCGACTCCTTCGACGCCCACTGCGACCACCTGGTCGTCCGCGAGGAGACCACCGGCACGGTCGTCGGCACCTACCGGCTGCTGCCGCCGGAGCGCGCCGCCGCGGCCGGGCGGCTGTACGGGGAGAGCGAGTTCGACCTCTCCCGGCACGCGGCCATCCGCGGCGACCTGGTCGAGGTCGGCCGGTCCTGCGTGCACCCCGACCACCGGGACGGAGCGGTGATCAGCCTGATGTGGGCGGGTATCGCCCGCTATCTGGTGCGCACCGGCCACAACTGGCTGGCCGGCTGCTGCTCGGTGCCGCTCGCCGACGGCGGGACGTCCGCCGCCGGGGTGTGGGACACCGTGCGGGCCCGCCACCTGTCGCCCGAGGAGTACCGGGTGCGGCCGCTGCGCGCCTGGGACCCGACGGGCGTCGAACGGCCGCGCCCCGGCGGCCGCAACGCCCTCCCGCCGCTGCTGCGCGGCTATCTGCGGCTGGGCGCCTGGGTCTGCGGCGAGCCCGCGCACGACCCGGACTTCGGCGTCGCCGACCTGTACATCCTGCTGTCGCTGCGCCGGACCGACCCGCGCTATCTGCGGCACTTCCTCTCGCTCGCCCCCACCCGATGA
- the msrB gene encoding peptide-methionine (R)-S-oxide reductase MsrB → MPYEVEKSDEQWREELSPQEYAVLREAGTERPFVGEYTDTKTTGVYSCRACSAELFRSDTKFESHCGWPSFYDPADSAAVELIEDRSMGAVRTEVRCATCGSHLGHVFEGEGYGTPTDQRYCINSISLRLAPQE, encoded by the coding sequence ATGCCGTACGAAGTCGAGAAGTCCGACGAGCAGTGGCGCGAGGAGCTGTCCCCCCAGGAGTACGCGGTCCTGCGCGAGGCCGGCACCGAACGGCCCTTCGTCGGCGAGTACACCGACACCAAGACCACCGGTGTCTACTCCTGCCGTGCCTGTAGTGCGGAGCTGTTCCGCTCGGACACGAAGTTCGAGTCGCACTGCGGCTGGCCGTCCTTCTACGACCCGGCCGACTCGGCCGCCGTCGAGCTGATCGAGGACCGCAGCATGGGCGCGGTGCGCACCGAGGTCCGCTGCGCGACGTGCGGATCCCACCTCGGCCATGTCTTCGAGGGCGAGGGCTACGGCACGCCCACCGATCAGCGCTACTGCATCAACTCGATCTCGCTGCGGCTGGCCCCGCAGGAGTGA
- the murC gene encoding UDP-N-acetylmuramate--L-alanine ligase, translating to MSPTIPSTMDRPHFIGIGGAGMSGIAKILAQRGATVAGSDAKDSETAEALRALGVAVRIGHDARHLAADATCVVVSSAIRAENPELAAAAERGIPVVHRSDALAALMDGTRPIAVAGTHGKTTTTSMLAVSLTALGLDPSYAIGGDLDAPGSNAQHGGGEIFVAEADESDRSFHKYAPEVAIILNVELDHHANYASMDEIYDSFETFVGRIRPGGTLVISADQPGAVELTSRVRDTGGLNIVTVGESEGADLRITKINQRGLTSEVTVLLDGRMLTFTVSVPGRHYAHNAVAALAAGIALGTPARNLASALAKYTGVRRRLQLKGEAAGVQVIDSYAHHPTEMTADLEAIKGAVGGPSRPEVGGGSRVLVVFQPHLFSRTRELGVEMGQALTLADASVVLDIYPAREDPIPGITSALITDAATAAGADVTTEHDKDAIPDVIAGMAKPGDLVLTMGAGDVTDLGPLILSRLESQN from the coding sequence ATGAGCCCCACCATTCCCTCCACGATGGACCGACCGCACTTCATCGGCATCGGCGGAGCCGGAATGTCGGGGATCGCCAAGATCCTCGCGCAGCGCGGCGCCACGGTCGCGGGCAGCGACGCGAAGGACTCCGAGACGGCCGAGGCGCTGCGTGCCCTCGGGGTCGCGGTGCGCATCGGCCATGACGCCCGGCATCTGGCCGCCGACGCCACCTGCGTGGTCGTCTCCAGCGCCATCCGCGCGGAGAACCCGGAGCTGGCGGCCGCCGCCGAGCGCGGCATCCCGGTCGTGCACCGGTCCGACGCGCTCGCCGCGCTGATGGACGGCACCCGCCCGATCGCGGTGGCCGGCACCCACGGCAAGACCACCACCACCTCGATGCTCGCGGTCAGCCTCACCGCGCTCGGCCTCGACCCCTCGTACGCCATCGGCGGCGACCTGGACGCGCCCGGCTCCAACGCCCAGCACGGCGGCGGCGAGATCTTCGTGGCGGAGGCGGACGAAAGCGACCGCAGCTTCCACAAGTACGCGCCCGAGGTCGCGATCATCCTCAACGTGGAGCTGGACCACCATGCCAACTACGCGTCGATGGACGAGATCTACGACTCCTTCGAGACCTTCGTCGGCCGGATCCGGCCCGGCGGCACGCTCGTCATCTCCGCCGACCAGCCGGGCGCCGTCGAGCTGACCTCGCGGGTCCGCGACACCGGCGGGCTGAACATCGTCACCGTCGGGGAGTCCGAGGGCGCCGACCTGCGGATCACCAAGATCAACCAGCGGGGTCTGACGAGCGAGGTCACCGTCCTGCTCGACGGGCGGATGCTCACCTTCACCGTCTCCGTGCCCGGCCGGCACTACGCGCACAACGCGGTGGCGGCGCTCGCCGCCGGTATCGCGCTCGGCACGCCCGCGCGCAATCTCGCCTCGGCGCTCGCCAAGTACACCGGCGTCCGGCGCCGCCTGCAGCTCAAGGGTGAGGCGGCCGGCGTCCAGGTGATCGACTCCTACGCCCACCACCCCACCGAGATGACCGCCGACCTGGAGGCCATCAAGGGCGCCGTTGGGGGCCCCTCCCGGCCGGAGGTTGGGGGAGGATCGCGCGTGCTGGTGGTCTTCCAGCCGCACCTGTTCAGCCGCACCCGTGAGCTGGGCGTGGAGATGGGCCAGGCGCTGACGCTGGCCGACGCCTCCGTGGTGCTGGACATCTACCCGGCCCGTGAGGACCCGATCCCCGGCATCACCAGCGCCCTGATCACCGACGCGGCCACCGCCGCGGGCGCCGATGTGACGACCGAGCACGACAAGGACGCGATCCCGGACGTGATCGCCGGAATGGCCAAGCCCGGCGACCTTGTTCTCACTATGGGCGCGGGCGACGTGACCGACCTCGGTCCGCTCATCCTGTCCCGCCTGGAGAGCCAGAACTGA
- a CDS encoding response regulator transcription factor codes for MIRILIVDDHPVVRRGLRAMVDDLPELAAVGEAADGAEALRLLAGGTVPRPDVVLMDLQMGAGMHGVEATRRITALPDPPAVLILTTYSTDADILAAVEAGATGYLLKDAPPEEVAAAVRCAARGETVLAPPVAARLLGRVRSGRPTLSPREAEILQLLAEGLANKQISRRLFISEATVKTHLVHIYDKLDVDSRTGAIAAGLSSGLIRAS; via the coding sequence GTGATCCGGATCCTGATCGTCGACGACCACCCCGTCGTACGGCGCGGGCTGCGCGCCATGGTCGACGACCTGCCGGAGCTGGCGGCGGTCGGCGAGGCCGCCGACGGCGCCGAGGCGCTGCGGCTGCTGGCCGGCGGGACCGTACCGCGTCCTGACGTGGTCCTCATGGATCTGCAGATGGGCGCCGGCATGCACGGGGTGGAGGCCACCCGGCGGATCACCGCGCTGCCGGACCCGCCGGCCGTCCTCATCCTGACCACGTACAGCACCGACGCCGACATCCTGGCGGCCGTCGAGGCCGGCGCCACCGGCTATCTGCTCAAGGACGCGCCGCCGGAGGAGGTCGCCGCCGCCGTCCGCTGCGCCGCGCGGGGCGAGACCGTGCTGGCCCCGCCGGTCGCCGCCCGGCTGCTGGGCAGGGTCAGGTCGGGGCGGCCCACGCTGTCGCCGCGGGAGGCGGAGATCCTGCAGCTGCTCGCCGAGGGGCTGGCCAACAAGCAGATCTCCCGCCGGCTCTTCATCAGCGAGGCCACCGTCAAGACGCATCTGGTGCACATCTACGACAAACTCGACGTCGACAGCCGCACCGGCGCCATCGCGGCGGGGCTGAGCAGCGGGCTGATCCGGGCCTCCTGA
- a CDS encoding sensor histidine kinase: protein MSNSGISLSPGRPTGSRTPEDTPALRLMRAALHGTFFVLLAVALGPVAFGGGPAALLVPGLLLGLVYGAGVLRERRDPSRSWVLGWLAAVTALWIGLLLADRDFSYVVFPLFFLYLHVLPPRWSLPAVGAATALIVVAQSHGPDGLTAAKVIGPSAGAAVAVLTAFGYAALYRESRQRQRLIDDLTRTRDELAASQREAGRLAERQRLAREIHDTLAQGLSSIVLLARAADSALLPGGAGAGTASERIQEAGRTASENLAEARRFVQDLTPPALQDAALPEALRRITAGFGSGPQASAQPAPEIVFRLDGDPYPLPIEAEVALLRLTQEALANVARHARARNAAVTLVFLDGQVTLDVYDDGVGFTPQDPGGRPAAGERVSFGLHGMRERIAGLGGTLTVESAPGEGTAVAAALPVPAADAVVPEPDARPALVAVPR from the coding sequence GTGAGCAACTCCGGCATATCCCTGTCCCCGGGCCGGCCCACCGGCTCCCGTACGCCCGAGGACACCCCCGCACTGCGCCTGATGCGCGCCGCCCTGCACGGCACCTTCTTCGTGCTGCTCGCCGTGGCGCTCGGCCCCGTCGCGTTCGGCGGCGGGCCGGCCGCGCTGCTGGTGCCGGGCCTGCTGCTCGGACTGGTCTACGGCGCGGGCGTGCTGCGCGAGCGCCGGGACCCCTCGCGGTCCTGGGTGCTGGGCTGGCTCGCCGCCGTCACCGCCCTGTGGATCGGACTGCTGCTCGCCGACCGGGACTTCAGCTACGTCGTCTTCCCGCTGTTCTTCCTGTATCTGCACGTGCTGCCGCCGCGCTGGTCGCTGCCGGCCGTCGGCGCCGCGACCGCGCTGATCGTCGTCGCGCAGTCGCACGGGCCGGACGGCCTCACCGCCGCGAAGGTCATCGGACCGTCCGCGGGCGCGGCCGTCGCCGTGCTCACCGCGTTCGGGTACGCGGCGCTGTACCGCGAGAGCAGGCAGCGCCAGCGGCTGATCGACGACCTGACGAGGACGCGGGACGAACTGGCGGCCTCCCAGCGCGAGGCCGGCCGGCTCGCCGAGCGGCAGCGGCTCGCCCGGGAGATCCACGACACGCTGGCGCAGGGGCTGTCCAGCATCGTGCTGCTGGCCCGTGCCGCGGACAGCGCGCTGCTGCCCGGCGGCGCGGGCGCCGGCACGGCGAGCGAACGGATCCAGGAGGCAGGACGCACGGCGTCGGAGAACCTCGCCGAGGCCCGCCGCTTCGTGCAGGACCTCACGCCGCCCGCCCTCCAGGACGCCGCGCTGCCGGAGGCGCTGCGCCGCATCACGGCCGGTTTCGGCTCCGGCCCGCAGGCGTCCGCGCAGCCCGCTCCGGAGATCGTCTTCCGGCTGGACGGCGATCCGTACCCGCTGCCCATCGAGGCGGAGGTCGCCCTGCTGCGGCTCACCCAGGAGGCGCTGGCCAACGTCGCCCGGCACGCGCGGGCCCGCAACGCCGCCGTGACGCTGGTCTTCCTCGACGGCCAGGTGACGCTGGACGTGTACGACGACGGGGTCGGCTTCACCCCGCAGGACCCCGGCGGCCGGCCCGCGGCCGGTGAGCGCGTCTCCTTCGGCCTGCACGGCATGCGCGAGCGCATCGCCGGGCTCGGCGGCACGCTGACCGTCGAGTCCGCGCCGGGCGAGGGCACCGCGGTCGCGGCGGCCCTTCCGGTGCCCGCGGCCGACGCGGTCGTTCCGGAACCGGACGCACGGCCGGCGCTGGTCGCGGTGCCGAGGTGA
- a CDS encoding ABC transporter permease, translating to MFVALRDIRFAKGRFALMGVVVTLITTLVVFLYGLTGGLGRDASSAVDELPVTDIVFGAPAGAAAEVSFSSSTISAAQAAAWAGTPGVGSAEPLGVAMTRAAGATAAGSVSLFGGPADLLPPLLSGSAPRDGQVAVSRSVADTYGVGPGGTLGLGTEKVTVSGITATRSYGHAATVWTTLATWQRISGQRQPTVLAVRRSGADLGAADAARGTRTVARGDALVGIDGYQAEHLSLQMIQVFLFAVSALVTGAFFTVWTVQRKPDVAVLKAIGASSGYLVRDALAQALAVLGGGALLGGAIGAGGGAVAASAVPFAVGPATVAVPVAVMVLLGLAGSALAIARITSVDPLTALGANR from the coding sequence GTGTTCGTCGCACTCCGTGACATCAGATTCGCCAAGGGGCGGTTCGCCCTCATGGGCGTGGTCGTCACGCTCATCACCACGCTCGTCGTGTTCCTCTACGGCCTGACGGGCGGGCTCGGCCGCGACGCCTCGTCCGCCGTCGACGAGCTGCCCGTGACCGACATCGTGTTCGGCGCCCCGGCCGGAGCCGCCGCCGAGGTGTCGTTCAGCAGCAGCACGATCAGCGCCGCCCAGGCCGCGGCCTGGGCCGGCACCCCCGGCGTCGGCTCCGCCGAACCGCTCGGCGTCGCGATGACCCGGGCCGCCGGCGCCACCGCGGCGGGCTCGGTGAGCCTGTTCGGCGGCCCGGCGGACCTGCTGCCGCCGCTGCTCTCCGGCAGCGCCCCGCGCGACGGCCAGGTCGCGGTGAGCCGGTCGGTCGCGGACACCTACGGCGTCGGCCCCGGCGGGACGCTCGGGCTCGGCACCGAGAAGGTCACGGTGTCGGGGATCACCGCCACCCGCTCGTACGGGCACGCCGCGACCGTCTGGACCACCCTCGCCACCTGGCAGCGGATCAGCGGCCAGCGGCAGCCCACCGTGCTCGCCGTCCGCCGGTCAGGGGCGGACCTGGGAGCTGCCGACGCGGCGCGGGGGACCCGGACCGTCGCGCGCGGCGACGCGCTCGTGGGAATCGACGGCTACCAGGCCGAGCACCTCAGCCTGCAGATGATCCAGGTGTTCCTGTTCGCGGTGAGCGCCCTGGTGACCGGCGCGTTCTTCACGGTCTGGACGGTGCAGCGCAAGCCCGACGTGGCGGTGCTCAAGGCGATCGGCGCGAGCAGCGGCTATCTGGTGCGCGACGCGCTCGCGCAGGCGCTGGCGGTGCTCGGCGGCGGGGCGCTGCTCGGCGGTGCGATCGGGGCCGGGGGAGGCGCGGTCGCCGCGTCGGCGGTGCCGTTCGCGGTCGGCCCGGCCACCGTCGCCGTGCCCGTCGCCGTCATGGTGCTGCTCGGCCTGGCCGGTTCGGCCCTCGCGATCGCCCGCATCACCTCCGTCGACCCGCTGACCGCGCTGGGAGCCAACCGATGA
- a CDS encoding ABC transporter ATP-binding protein, with protein MTVLSLDSVRLTYPDGDRRLTALDAVSLEVAAGELLAVAGPSGSGKSSLLAVAATLLRPDSGQVVVAGRDTTRLTDRERTALRREHIGIVFQQSNLLGSLTALEQLLVVEHLRGRPVRAARERAGALLDSVGLDAAKRARRPHQLSGGERQRVNIARALFGRPAVLLVDEPTSALDHERGARIVDLLARVTAEHGTATVMVTHDRALMARADRLLDMTDGRLAAVPTPAGRS; from the coding sequence ATGACCGTCCTCTCGCTCGACTCCGTCCGGCTCACCTATCCGGACGGGGACCGCCGGCTGACCGCGCTCGACGCCGTGTCCCTGGAGGTCGCGGCGGGTGAACTGCTGGCGGTGGCCGGGCCGTCGGGCTCCGGGAAGTCCAGCCTCCTGGCGGTGGCCGCGACCCTGCTGCGGCCCGACTCCGGACAGGTCGTCGTGGCCGGCCGGGACACCACGCGGCTGACCGACAGGGAGCGCACCGCGCTGCGCCGCGAGCACATCGGCATCGTCTTCCAGCAGTCGAACCTGCTCGGTTCGCTGACCGCGCTGGAGCAGCTGCTCGTCGTAGAGCACCTGCGCGGCCGGCCGGTGCGGGCGGCCCGGGAGCGGGCCGGGGCGCTGCTCGACTCGGTCGGCCTCGACGCGGCGAAGCGCGCCCGGCGGCCGCACCAGCTGTCCGGCGGGGAGCGCCAGCGGGTGAACATCGCCCGCGCGCTCTTCGGCCGCCCGGCGGTCCTGCTGGTCGACGAACCGACCTCCGCCCTCGACCACGAACGCGGCGCGCGGATCGTCGACCTGCTGGCCCGTGTCACCGCCGAGCACGGCACGGCGACCGTCATGGTCACCCACGACCGCGCCCTGATGGCCCGCGCCGACCGCCTCCTGGACATGACGGACGGCCGCCTGGCCGCGGTTCCGACGCCTGCCGGCCGGTCCTGA